In the Pleuronectes platessa chromosome 23, fPlePla1.1, whole genome shotgun sequence genome, ATGACAAATATGTGACAAATCGGTCTGTTGGAGCGAACCTGCACATTTGTCACCAAAGTAAGACATGGCAGGTTTCTCAGTCCGACAAGAGACAGCCATAACCTGGGAAaagattgttattgttattaaagaCGATCAGTGAATGTATATGAAGACGATCAGGTGGAGATAAACTTTGATAAATACACTTCATTTATGAGTTGAATGTATAGAAAACTATAAACATGATCTAAATCTAAACTCGTTTCCGCCCCCGTGGAACAGTGGGAATCGAACCTGGCAGTAGGAGCGGTACGTCCTTTGGTCTCGACCACAAACCGGCTTCACGTCGTCAGTGGGACACAGATACGGAAGTTTACAGGAGCACTGTCCTCTGATGCAACGCTCCCACGGAGGACAGAACACCAGGTCACATGATGCACGAGACAAcctggtgaacacacacacaagccaacAATCTGAGTTTATTCACACACGTCATCACAGAGAATCTATTACAGATGTGATGCTTTCACAGGCACGTCAGTGTTTATCTTAAGtagatacaaatatatttatctatgtatgtgtgtgtatagatgtatatagtttatatataatGAACAAAAACAATCATGCGACCAACGGAAGAGGCTCAGATGGTCGGTCACTGACTTCTTCTCCAGACACTCGGGTGAACCCAGGAACTCGTCTTCTTTTTCCTCAGCAGCTGTCGGGGTCGGGGTGGGCGGGGGGGCGCCGGTGACCTCAGGGGTCGGTGGGATAAAGGGTCATATTTAAAGACACTTTTCATTCATGTATTAATGGTATCAATAGTTAGATCAGTTTaaaggattttaaatgaaatgcaatGACCTCCAAGTGTAGCAGAGATTtctaaattataattatataaatcAAAAATCATAATGCAATGATTAAATACATATTAGTGACACTCTTTATTCTACCGTTACTTTAGTAAAAGGTCGCAGTACTTCTTTTTCCACTGGAGTATAATAAACATCTTATTACAAATACTATAATTCACTATATTTAGCAACAACAGCATTCTACCTTCCAGTTCACCCGCTCTAAACAATATCAAATAGAGATAACTGGAGAATcagattaaaaaatgttttactcacAGTTTCAGATTTGATGACGAGAAGAAACAGCCAGAGAAGAGAAACTCCGACTGATCTCATGATCGACTTCAGCTTCGATCAAGTGTTTTCtcagaaatgttaaaaataaagacCAACATCTGTGccccacacacataaacagttcTTCTCTATTCAGATGAAGAACTGATTATCTCTTCTGTCGTCGTCAATCATTAGCTCGTCTCATCAATAAGTTCAGACTCTGACTCAGCTGATCCGTAAACGACGAGGTGGAAAACCCAGATTCCTGTAACAACTCAAACACATATGGTACACGTGGGCGGAGCCACTACTGAAGGTCGAGGTTCAGACGTCTGTTTTTTAGGTTTCCTGCGAACAGGAGGAATGAACTCATAATCTTTTGGAATTTCAAGTTTAGAAATCTGAAAGCAATGATGTTGAATTAAGTGTTGAAGCTCTGTTGGGTCAGGTGTTCTCCAACCTTTCAGCCTCTGGCCCCAAATGCCTCCTAAAGCTTCTGCTAATCTCTCACTTAAGCaacatttattaattttaaaTCTAATATCCTTTTCTGTCTTCTGTAACAATTTTGGCTACAACACACATATATCATTTTTGGGACATTGTGGCCCCCTCTCCGAGTCTCGTGACCCCCCACGGGGGCCCCACCCCTAGTTTGGCAACCACATTATATTGACTCTAACCACGACCTTGATTTCTCCTCAGAGGCAAACAAGAAGTTAATATTTATACACTAGTTTCATTTTATCTTACATGCACTATAAATGTTCTTGCCTGTTTAttgccttttttaaatattatacttGTTTTGATTAATCTGTCTTCTATTCTCAACTTCTGttattttttacatctgaaTTTGCGTCTAGATCTTCTTTTTTGTCAACTTGTATTGCCTTTAATAAAATGACAGGAGTCACGTCaagaaacttaaaaataaagaaatagaaaataaacatattaaataaataacgcTTTTATTCTGTGaagttctgtgttgttgttggttcAGGTCACCGGAGAACACACAAGATCAACAAGATGAATcaatgtgcgtttgtgtgtccaCGGTGGTGAGATAAGGGAACGAGTGACACTGCACACTTATCCACAagaaaaactacaacaacacaaaacgaattattatttagtattattttaaatattacaggTATTTCATTTGTCACAATGCAAGTATTTAATCCCCCAGTGCATTCCTTAAGAAGAAATGTTTATTATGTCTTATTGAGTTTGACAATTTAAAGTATGTGattgttttgaaaatgaaaacactttgaaCAATTCAAGTTTTAATCACTGTCACAGTGTCTGTAATCACACAAGCTGCGGTCAGGTTACAATCAGAAAGAAAAGCTACGtgagtttttgtgtttgtgtgtgggggggggtggttccTCGTCATCAGGAGTTAAACCTGGTGACTGTCGGCCAACCTGTGTTACTTCTGATCCATTCAAAGTAATGAGCGACCTGGCGGAGATAAAATAATTTCATGTTAATGACACAtttaggttgtgtgtgttttttcagtgtATAGATTTTGTGTTATATATTACTTGTGTATAAACTCCAGGGAATCCAGCGTGACCACACTTGTCCCCCCAGCTGACGATGCCCCACAGGTAAGAGAAGCCCAGTTCATCTTCACAGACCAGAGGACCGCCGCTGTCGCCCTGACAGGAGTCCACGCTGCCGTCCAGGTCacctgcacataaacacacacacacacacacagtcacacacacacaccattataaACTGTGTGAGTGTTCTCAGGTCACTGAGGACGTCAACACTCACCTGCACACATCATTCCTGGTTTGAATCGATCATTGTAGAATCTCTGACAGTCGTCGATGAGCGACACGTTGGCCCAGAGCAACACCTTAGCGGATCGACcatctgcacacaaacattacaaTGATCCAACACgatcaatatttaaaataacttgtCTCACTTAACGACATTCAGTCTGACTCAAGAAATTATCCACGACGTCGTCTTTCTTTAGGTCCTAGCTTACGATTAAGCTACAGTTAGTTCTTATCCTTTGAAGTCACAGCCGAACAGAAACGTACAGACCTTTGGTTCGTCCCCATCCCGAGATGCTGCAGGTGTGGTTGGGCTGGAAGAGTTGCGAGGACCAGGGAACGCAGACGGCGCTGATGGCCGGATTCTCCACGAAACATCTGTCCTCGTGTGGAAGATTCTTCAGCTTCACAAGAGCAATGTCGTTCTCGTACGTTCTGGCGTTGTACCTGTTAAAAAGTCTCCAAGTCATTTCTGTGTCCAGTGTGTTCGGTCAAAGTTTAAGTTTTAATGACGACTGTACAGAGAGAAAGATTCGTACCAGGGGTGGATGAGAATGTCCTCAACAGGAACGATGTCCGTCGTGTTCTGAGCTCTCGATTTCTTCCAGAGAGAAAACTTGACTTTGAACGCCAGCGGGTTGGGTCTGATGAAGAGACGATTACTAGCACGACTGACTGatgaatatgtattttaaagtaAATCAGTCCTTAAAGTGTAAATCTGAGGAAGAGTCTGAACCTTAAACTCacttagaaaaaacacattctgcCTAAAATAACAGGATGAAGTGACAGTTTCTTTGAACGTCCAGTGGAAGCACATGTTTTAGACTAATTTTAAACATTAGGCTTAAACAACAAGTCGTATCCCAGAAGATTAAACAAGGGAAGATTTTATAGTTAAATGTGAGAAGAGGAAACTTTCCTAAACTCTCTGACAATCAGGATGCTAATATttcatgctaatgctaatgctaacacgTCCTCGTTTACCTGACGCAGTGAGCAGCGGTGATTACCCAGCAGCCCCCGATATATGCTCCTCCACAGTGGATCTTGCTGTTATCCTCCAGAGCGACCTGCCACTGGATCTGAgtctgtatacacacacacacacatacacacacacaggtttataCATAGTGTTGTtaataactgtgtgtgtatttacagttaAACAGGCAGCAGTGTTTCTGACTGACCGGTCTTGCCGGGACTCCTCCCACCACCCTCTTGACGCGGCGGCCCCGCCctcgctcctccacctcctcgtcgtCCACCGTGGTCGCGTTGGGAATCCCACACTCTAACTTGGACTCCAGCTGCAATCGGCTGACTTTGATCTCTAGGCACGAAGAGTAATCAGtttaaaatccatccatccatccatccatccatccatcaatccatccatccacttaTTTATAAAGCCATAAAGTATAATATCAGCTCTGTGAATAAAGTTCTGAAAGCTTCACGGTTAACGTACCATCATGAGGAGAGATCAAAtctgaaataaagagaaaaacaaatctaatcaacaacaacaaccatttGAACCGAGCGCTGAGTTCCCATCTGTCCTCACTGTACCTGAGTTGCTGAGTCCTGACTTGCTTGATCCTGTAGAAAGTAAAAACACGTGAACACATCAGAGTTCTTTTATGTCGTACTTTTACAGTCTAGTAGAAGTATTTTTATAACTAGACTTCATAATACAACCACATAACAAACGTCAAAACATTATGTAATTTAAACTGTCAGTGTTAGAGTGTTTGTAACTCACTGGTGTGTTTGGGCGATTCGTCTTCACCGTCCAGACAGTCGACGTGTCCGTCATGGACAGAATCTTTATGAAGACACACACCCGTCTTACACAGCAGACCACCGCTCCTGCAACCTGACAATACAGGGttattacgtgtgtgtgtttgtctgtgtgtgtttgtgtgtgtgtgtttatgtgtgtactTACCTTTGCAGCACATTTCATCACTGCGGTCGCCACAGTCATCCACTCCATCACATGTATGGTTCAGAggcacacacttcctgtttgcacACGTGAAGCCGCAGTCTTCTGAAATGAACAAATATGAAAGGTCAGAAAACGatttatccatccattcatccatccatccatccatccatccatccatccatccatccatccatccacccacccacccatccatccatcatccatccatccatccatacatccatacatccatacatccatacatctataaatacatacaatctatccatccatccagcaattcatccatccatccatccatccatccattcatccatccatccatccatccacccacccacccatccatccatcatccatccatccatacatccatccatacatccatacatccataaatacatacaatccatccatccatccatccatccatccatccatccatccatccatccatccatccatccatccatccattcatccatccatccatccatccatccatccatccatccatccacccatccatccatcatccatccatacatccatacatccatacatccatacatCGATAAATACATacaatctatccatccatccagcaattcatccatccatccatccatccatccatccatccatccatccattcatccatccatccatccatccacccacccacccatccatccatcatccatccatccatacatccatccatacatccatacatccataaatacatacaatccatccatccatccatccatccagcaattcatccatccatc is a window encoding:
- the LOC128429944 gene encoding complement factor I isoform X1, coding for MRSVGVSLLWLFLLVIKSEIIEQIQQRPQLSIPTTPEVTSPPPPPPIPTPTPRAAEEKEDEFLGSAECLEKKLTRASCDLVFCPPWERCIEGLCSCKPPYLCPTDDVKPVCGRDQRTYRSYCQVMAVSCRNEKPAMSYFGDKCAENILEIGTLIDSETGVVSISVPDKSQTGVEKHLICRGLWDMAAANVACKEHGNQLGAAVAGSVFYSNLKTEHPGKQFPPTCVSIRCQGYEKSLSECVIYDKMVIGNRRVATATCYIQSQAPTEDCGFTCANRKCVPLNHTCDGVDDCGDRSDEMCCKGCRSGGLLCKTGVCLHKDSVHDGHVDCLDGEDESPKHTRSSKSGLSNSDLISPHDEIKVSRLQLESKLECGIPNATTVDDEEVEERGRGRRVKRVVGGVPARPTQIQWQVALEDNSKIHCGGAYIGGCWVITAAHCVRPNPLAFKVKFSLWKKSRAQNTTDIVPVEDILIHPWYNARTYENDIALVKLKNLPHEDRCFVENPAISAVCVPWSSQLFQPNHTCSISGWGRTKDGRSAKVLLWANVSLIDDCQRFYNDRFKPGMMCAGDLDGSVDSCQGDSGGPLVCEDELGFSYLWGIVSWGDKCGHAGFPGVYTQVAHYFEWIRSNTGWPTVTRFNS
- the LOC128429944 gene encoding complement factor I isoform X2; amino-acid sequence: MRSVGVSLLWLFLLVIKSEIIEQIQQRPQLSIPTTPEVTSPPPPPPIPTPTPRAAEEKEDEFLGSAECLEKKLTRASCDLVFCPPWERCIEGLCSCKPPYLCPTDDVKPVCGRDQRTYRSYCQVMAVSCRNEKPAMSYFGDKCAENILEIGTLIDSETGVVSISVPDKSQTGVEKHLICRGLWDMAAANVACKEHGNQLGAAVAGSVFYSNLKTEHPGKQFPPTCVSIRCQGYEKSLSECVIYDKMVIGNRRVATATCYIQSQAPTDCGFTCANRKCVPLNHTCDGVDDCGDRSDEMCCKGCRSGGLLCKTGVCLHKDSVHDGHVDCLDGEDESPKHTRSSKSGLSNSDLISPHDEIKVSRLQLESKLECGIPNATTVDDEEVEERGRGRRVKRVVGGVPARPTQIQWQVALEDNSKIHCGGAYIGGCWVITAAHCVRPNPLAFKVKFSLWKKSRAQNTTDIVPVEDILIHPWYNARTYENDIALVKLKNLPHEDRCFVENPAISAVCVPWSSQLFQPNHTCSISGWGRTKDGRSAKVLLWANVSLIDDCQRFYNDRFKPGMMCAGDLDGSVDSCQGDSGGPLVCEDELGFSYLWGIVSWGDKCGHAGFPGVYTQVAHYFEWIRSNTGWPTVTRFNS